The Phaeodactylum tricornutum CCAP 1055/1 chromosome 6, whole genome shotgun sequence region tatttttcccattgtggtttcgaggggacacatttcgccaagtttatgttcatggtgtcaatgtgaggggactagaaaaaccctacgacaagcatatcggggttcgttatccctacatcttgggtttatgcttataagcctttgttttacgtctttttatcgtatctacaatcctttggtcccacagacacgttttagcccgttatcattgcagttttctagttttacgtctttttatcgtatctacagTCCTTTGGTCCCTCtgacacgttttagcccgttatcgttgcagttttctaatatgTTCCAAATGTCTCAACCGTAGCGTCTCCAAATCCGGGTTAGCATGATTTGATAACTCCAAACGTAACGAAACAGTCAAGAAATGCGATGACTTTCTGGCAATGATACGGTCGAGCAGTCAAAAGCGCACACAGCCAATATCTCCTCAAAGACACAAGGATGGTATGGCGAACGACGAATAAAATGCTGTATTCACTGCCATAAACTGTACATCACAAGCACGGAGCTCAGGACCCATaagagttgactgtgatggcAGTGAATATGACAATGTCTCCTGGAGTGCGGTACCCACGAGCTCTTTCTAAAGCGCTGCCTTTCCTTGCCGCACCGTCGTACGCTAACGCCTGACGATGGCGCTTATGTTACGCAAGAACTTGAATGTACGCACGggcctaacagtaagcacaTCCGGTTCATCCATGATCCTTGAGTGAAACAAAGGGTTCTGTTACAATCCTACGAGCTAGCCCCCAATCCTGCAACCAGCACGAAAAGGAATAACGGGTGAGGGACTGCTTTGCTGTTAGTAGTAGCAAAAGTCCTTATTGTCAAATTTTAGTCACAGTCCAACACTCCAATTGTGGAGATCGAACAACCAGCTATGCTAGAACAACTCGAAAATTCTACCGTATACAATCCTGCCGTTGAAGGCTCCAAAGATTCGGCTCAAATCGAAAGAGAAAGCGCTTCTTTTGACGCAGATGAAGATCATCTGACCGCTGAAACTGGACTTTCGGATGAAACATTGCAATTGCTGCTCCAGTTTCAGAGCCTCGGGTGCCGCTTCGCAGACAACATCAACGATGGCACAAAGGACATTATCACGAGCAAAACCGTCTGCGTTTCCTACACCGCCAGAGACTCGCAAGTGATTGCCGAAACTTATCGGCGCCTGCAAGAAAAGGCAGAGAATGCTGCTCAAGACTATGCATCGCAATTGGAATCTCGAGTGATCCAGGATCTACAAGGATTTGACTGTATAAACTCCTGTGCTCCACAGCGTTTGAAAGAAGATATGTTTGGCGCTCTTCAAAGAGACGGAGTTGTCCGACTGAATCACGTTTTGGATGCGGATAGTTGCGAGCGATGTCTCGAAAGCATCAATCGATCGTTGGAAGAGGTAGACATATCATCTCACCCAATGGCTGCTATGTGATTCCTCTTTCTGTTGCTGGTGGTTTGACCTATCTGAAAATGCAACCACCCTCAGACCATGACCTTGAAACCTTTGAATGGGTTCCCTTTACTAGTTCTGCTGCTTGGGATCCTAGTTACCTGTCTGATTCTGCTTCCACTGATATAGATTTCAGTTTGATGCCCCCTTCTGCAAATTCTTGTGTTAATTTCTCTCTGGATGGTGGGGAGTGTTTACTGGCCAAGCCCTGTGATCTTGCTGAGAAAGATCTAGGCCATGTTCCTATGATAGACTCATCCCTCCTGAAATTGACTGCCTGCTCTTTTAAAAAATATTTTGGATTTTCTGAGCATGAGGCATGGGGAGATGTTGATTCGATGCACCCTATTTACACTTGCTGCCCTGCTGTTCCCCtccttgttgctgctgatgcTGTCATGAGACAGATTACTAATTTTTCCTCTGTGTGGATATGTATTGCATTGACCATGTTGAATTCTTGTTGGCTGAATGACTTAGCCAATGTTGCTgatattttgaaattgttgcTTGGCAATATTTTCTCTTATGATTATTTTGTTTCAAGAACCtcacagtggggagtgtcaactggaaagttggTTTTGAGTACCGCATTGCGAAATTGCGGGCATGCCTTGAGTcgtgacacccaaggcaagttggccaaaactaatcatgtgtgtttggtcacagattgcaacaatgattgttttggattggtgactggacagttgaatgtccaaatacatcatgtgactgttttgggtcttGACCGTTACCATGCTTGGAAGCATGGTTACTATGGCAAACTTGCCCACGGTAGTGTGCACAATAccgtgggattgatgaaaatggtccacGGTAATGCTTAAGaccgtggaactggaccacGGTGGTTTTGGCACCgtggaacttgatgaaactgaatagatttggctttagtttagagcttataaatcttaacaacgattgtgtgaaaaccatattcgttagttcgtatctcttcgttagaagccagacgagtcttgatcacctcgtgctgtcttcagaagccaggagatacttgaccattgacaaggtccttgcatccgctgtctaacccatggggagcattgtcaaTGAGTTAAGTTTTgcagtccctaagcttgcttagaTGTATTGCAGGTTATTTGTCATaatgcccacctttgtttaccactcagtcataacagcaatctgtccttggttgtgctttggaaGTACTCTGTAACATGGCACATGACACCCTGCTGGAGTTGCCTCATGTGCTGCTTGATCACATTCCTGTCAACTCTATGTTGCATGGTTTCCTGTTGGTAACTAATTTTCTGGAGTCATCTACTTTGATGCATCCCATGCCAACAATCTCAAGACTTGCCATTCCGTCACTGGCATTGTGATTTGTTTTGCTGGGGGTGCCATAGCATTCAAAGCCAAGTTGCAACCCACCATATTCTCTTCCTCTACCAAAGCCAAACTCATCAGTAGTATCCACACTGCTAAACTTGACATGTACCTCCCTTTCATCTTGTTTGAACTTGGTTTTGCTAAAGTTGGACACACCATACTCTATGGCGAAAACATATTCTCCattgccatggtcaactccAACCAACCTATGGATTGTTCTTGACACACACATTATTAAATTTGAAAGTTACATTCTTGAGCCACTTTTTGTAAAGATTTATCAACGGGTCATCTCTCAAGATGCCTGCGTTGTTTGGAGAACACCTTCCATTGCTGGCCACAACAATCCTTGAATGTGTCCAATCTAGCATCTCAAAAACTAGTAGCAAATATGACCTCTACATACTTGAATGATCTAGGATCTATGGTGCGCAATATTGTTAAAACTTAGAAACCAGCAGCACTGCACCTTTGTTACGTACAATTAGTAAATCTTGATGTTGGCCATATTAGTGATTTTGTGGCTTTATTGAGGCCGGAAttgtgaatttcctcaaaaatTTACCTCCCTGTAGTGTTCCTAATTTATCGAATTTTCGACTTCTGTTTGTGTCAAGCATATTCTTAGTAGTTTGAAGAAAGAGCTAGTCATTATGTACATGGCCATGTACATGAGTGTTTCGTTGTTGCTCAGCAATTCTAGCACGAGCACTTGTCTCTGCCAATTTGAATACGCCGTACACACTGGCGGCTGATGCACCGTAAATAGCCATGAGGTAAGTggcaacaaaagcaaaagctcCACATGCTGCAGCGACAAAaaaagcaacggcaacaagaGGACTAGGTTGATAAGACCGAACTGTGGCCCATAGGCCGAGCACAAACATTCCGAGTGCCATCAAGAGACCCAGTGAAAAATTGATAAGCACCTGCATAAGAATTTTGAAGGCGTACTCGATCCAGGACTCATCCCGACTTCGCCCAATTTGGCGAATTCCAATGAAGAGGGCATCCCACATAGACTGTCTTTTCGCAAACTGCTTGCCAGAATAAAAATATTGCCAAAAGGAGTCCTTGACTTCTCCCACGCCAATCTCGCTCCACAAACCAGCAACCGCCTTCGCGTCACTCATCCTGGCTTGGCCTTCTCGTCTAATCTCGCCTAAGACTGTCTCGGCTTTTACCATGCGAGCTTTGTTTCGCTGGCAGAGCTCGTCACAGGTGAACCATCCCTTCGTACCATGGTACGCGTTACGCGCTTTCCAGTATTCGTTGCTTGCATCGAACTCCGCTTGCAAATCTATGGTTTTCATAAGCTTAGTGTACTCTTGGGTCTGTTGCAGTGATAGCTTTGAACCACTTCCAATTAGTAGTAGGGAGATCAAACCAAGAATATATGCCCCGCTTATGTACCTATGGCGACAGGCAAAATTAGTGACTCCCCGAACGAGTAAAGCTGGGAGTTCATGAGCATCGGGTAAAGCTACAATTTGCTGCTGGtattgttcttgtcgttgacgatTCATGATGATCAAGAGTAGAAAAGGATTAGGACGCAGGTGGCCAACTGAAAATGATTCTCTCCCTTTCGCTACTCCTTTGACGATGGCCCGTATTTGAATCTTTGTGTGTATTGCTTATTTTTACCCAACTTAGCGTGCTACTGGCAGTCAATTTCGGTTTGTTCGTCTCCACGTGGAATGCGTTCTCTGACCAACGGTCAATATTTTTACTAACATAATGGTAATCAGCAGGCCTCCTTAAATGCAGTGTTTtcgaccaaaacaccgcaaacaccgcaaatacGATTCTCAAAaataccgcaaacaagactaaCATTTTGAGTCAAATCTCGAACCTTACATGGTCTTCCCCTAGCATAAAACCCTTTTTACTGGAGCTGTTCTTTTTTCCTCTCTTTGAAGTCAAGGTTTTTACAATAGGGCAGATTCAAATATTGCTATAAATATCCTGTGACAGCCGCGGATGGCATCAACAAAGCTGCCATTCTACACAGCAAAAATGATGCATTGCTACCATCAACGGTTCCGTTTGAGCTAGCCATAAGTGGAATGCATTGGTTTGGTACAattactcacagtcagaagaAATGAGCTCTAAAAATCAGCAAGGCATATCAGCAGAAGAGACAGATCTTTGAAGCCAAACAGCAATTGTCTTACCCAGGGTCTATCATGAGGATGCTTTCCTCAAATAACTATGTCTATGAGAAAAAATCCTTTTTTGGATAGCTTGGCAGTAGA contains the following coding sequences:
- a CDS encoding predicted protein, translated to MALMLRKNLNVRTGLTSQSNTPIVEIEQPAMLEQLENSTVYNPAVEGSKDSAQIERESASFDADEDHLTAETGLSDETLQLLLQFQSLGCRFADNINDGTKDIITSKTVCVSYTARDSQVIAETYRRLQEKAENAAQDYASQLESRVIQDLQGFDCINSCAPQRLKEDMFGALQRDGVVRLNHVLDADSCERCLESINRSLEEVDISSHPMAAM
- a CDS encoding predicted protein — encoded protein: MNRQRQEQYQQQIVALPDAHELPALLVRGVTNFACRHRYISGAYILGLISLLLIGSGSKLSLQQTQEYTKLMKTIDLQAEFDASNEYWKARNAYHGTKGWFTCDELCQRNKARMVKAETVLGEIRREGQARMSDAKAVAGLWSEIGVGEVKDSFWQYFYSGKQFAKRQSMWDALFIGIRQIGRSRDESWIEYAFKILMQVLINFSLGLLMALGMFVLGLWATVRSYQPSPLVAVAFFVAAACGAFAFVATYLMAIYGASAASVYGVFKLAETSARARIAEQQRNTHVHGHVHND